A single Sphingobium sp. JS3065 DNA region contains:
- a CDS encoding CpaF family protein — MSLLTEETAPVAGTPGTARPTTIAPSAAQRMSDSYQAAKAQTCQQVIEQLEARGNTAESLERRALREEIELVITSRSRRGQLALNSAERLLLIEDVEDEVVGLGPLAPLLRDPTIDDIIVNGPNAIYAERAGLLEKVETRFRDDAHVMNIIQRIVGPIGRRVDEASPYVDARLPDGSRVNIVIPPIALDGPLLSIRKFRLQARTIEDFVERQAMSADMAAYLAAAVRSRLNILICGGTGAGKSTLLNMLSTFIDDHERLITIEDAAELQLRQEHVVRLETRAPNHDGSREVSARELVRNALRMRPDRIILGEVRGVEAVEMLQAMSTGHDGSMATLHGNTPRDAFARLEMLLGFAGLQNDVRAIRRFIANSVHIIVQIQRLANGSRRIVSIVEVTGLEGEAYSLNELFCFDEQPPMSGKGEFRTLSPRPFFAHRLKDYVPGSVGESLC, encoded by the coding sequence ATGAGCCTTCTCACCGAAGAAACCGCTCCCGTCGCGGGAACCCCGGGAACCGCGCGTCCCACGACCATCGCGCCCTCGGCCGCCCAGCGCATGAGCGACAGCTACCAGGCCGCCAAGGCCCAGACCTGCCAACAGGTCATCGAGCAGCTCGAAGCGCGCGGCAATACGGCCGAATCGCTCGAACGCCGCGCCCTGCGCGAAGAAATCGAACTCGTCATCACCAGCAGAAGCCGGCGCGGGCAGCTCGCGCTCAATTCAGCCGAGCGCCTGCTGCTGATCGAGGATGTCGAAGACGAGGTCGTGGGCCTTGGCCCGCTTGCGCCACTGCTGCGCGATCCGACCATCGATGACATTATCGTCAACGGACCCAACGCCATTTACGCCGAACGCGCAGGCCTTCTTGAAAAGGTGGAAACCCGCTTTCGCGATGACGCCCATGTCATGAACATCATCCAGCGAATCGTCGGGCCTATTGGCCGACGCGTCGATGAGGCATCGCCCTATGTCGATGCCCGGCTGCCCGATGGCTCGCGTGTCAACATCGTCATCCCCCCCATTGCGCTTGACGGCCCGCTCCTGTCGATCCGCAAGTTCCGCCTGCAGGCGCGCACGATCGAGGATTTCGTCGAACGGCAGGCCATGAGCGCCGACATGGCGGCCTATCTTGCAGCAGCGGTGCGGTCCCGGCTGAACATTCTCATCTGCGGCGGCACCGGCGCGGGCAAGTCGACGCTTCTCAACATGCTCTCGACCTTCATCGACGATCATGAGCGGCTGATCACGATCGAGGACGCAGCCGAGCTGCAGCTGCGGCAGGAGCATGTCGTCCGCCTGGAAACGCGGGCGCCCAATCATGACGGCAGCCGCGAGGTGAGCGCGCGCGAACTGGTCCGCAACGCGCTGCGCATGCGTCCTGATCGCATCATCCTGGGAGAGGTCCGGGGCGTCGAAGCGGTCGAGATGCTGCAGGCTATGTCGACGGGTCATGACGGCTCGATGGCGACCCTGCACGGCAATACGCCGCGCGATGCCTTCGCCCGGCTGGAGATGCTTCTGGGCTTTGCGGGCCTCCAGAACGACGTTCGCGCGATCCGCCGTTTCATCGCCAACAGCGTTCACATCATCGTCCAGATCCAGCGCCTCGCCAATGGGAGCCGGCGCATCGTCTCGATCGTGGAGGTAACCGGCCTGGAAGGCGAAGCCTATTCGCTCAACGAACTGTTCTGCTTCGACGAGCAGCCTCCCATGTCGGGCAAGGGGGAGTTCCGCACGCTCTCGCCCCGTCCCTTCTTCGCCCATCGCCTCAAGGACTATGTTCCTGGTTCCGTTGGGGAAAGCCTGTGCTGA
- a CDS encoding type II secretion system F family protein has product MSALALLCMALALAGLVAAFHGGKALLAEQRLEARLSARVGETREPRRAIRLPAFISAKGRDRTEIEDKLRLAGFQGPRAVEHFVWIRLGATLGTAFCLLLLSHVLWGSLFARPILPLIGAGLAFIASKQVLQIFAVARAHKITAEFPFLLDLMLMMLESGVSLDQCFRSIARDEIVAVPNHAVLIANLVADIDRGMTYEAALDRWASRVAVKGARELAALFRQALFQGIELAPALREFIREFTQQRVARAREAMGKITVKMVVLMIVFFMPGLFIVLAGPPVVTIFDTLRGMNQ; this is encoded by the coding sequence TTGAGCGCGCTCGCCCTCCTCTGCATGGCCCTGGCGCTCGCCGGCCTCGTGGCGGCATTCCACGGCGGTAAAGCACTTCTGGCGGAACAGCGTCTGGAAGCGCGCCTGTCCGCCCGTGTCGGTGAGACCCGCGAGCCGCGGCGGGCCATCCGGCTGCCGGCTTTCATCTCCGCAAAGGGCCGCGATCGAACGGAGATCGAGGACAAGCTGCGGCTGGCAGGCTTCCAGGGCCCCCGCGCGGTCGAACATTTCGTATGGATTCGCCTCGGCGCGACGCTTGGCACGGCCTTTTGCCTTCTGCTCCTGAGCCATGTCCTTTGGGGAAGCCTGTTCGCGCGGCCCATCCTGCCACTGATCGGTGCCGGGTTAGCCTTCATCGCCTCCAAGCAGGTGCTGCAGATCTTTGCCGTCGCCCGCGCCCACAAAATCACCGCCGAGTTCCCCTTCCTCCTCGACCTCATGCTGATGATGCTCGAAAGCGGCGTGTCGCTTGATCAATGCTTCCGTTCGATCGCGCGCGATGAAATCGTAGCGGTTCCCAACCATGCCGTTCTCATCGCGAACCTTGTTGCCGATATCGATCGCGGGATGACCTATGAGGCAGCGCTCGACCGCTGGGCCTCACGCGTCGCGGTCAAGGGAGCGCGTGAGCTTGCCGCGCTCTTCCGCCAGGCCCTGTTCCAGGGCATCGAACTGGCCCCCGCCCTTCGGGAGTTCATTCGGGAATTTACCCAGCAGCGCGTCGCGCGGGCACGCGAGGCAATGGGCAAGATCACCGTCAAGATGGTGGTCCTCATGATCGTCTTTTTCATGCCGGGGCTTTTCATCGTCCTCGCCGGGCCACCAGTCGTGACAATCTTCGATACGTTGCGGGGCATGAACCAATGA
- a CDS encoding tetratricopeptide repeat protein, producing the protein MKGAILPILALALSAPLQAARAPDDVPSTRPLYLQLIQQARIDGRPRAALAYLDDFERRYPHDLEARILRVNSLLDLGRVEEAGTLAQALPDDRNGTVSAVRGHVAAAGNDWTGATAYYQTARTARPADPFIRNALGYAFLRVGRYSEAVDALKGAADLAPGDEVIRNNLILALLAAGQRAEANRALQGIRDTDVRANLRKTLLAEVERIHLSLPRAQGKGS; encoded by the coding sequence ATGAAAGGCGCTATTCTTCCTATCCTTGCGCTCGCCCTAAGCGCGCCGCTCCAGGCAGCGCGGGCGCCAGACGATGTGCCTTCGACCCGCCCGCTCTACCTTCAGCTCATCCAACAGGCACGGATCGATGGTCGACCCCGGGCAGCCCTCGCCTATCTCGATGACTTCGAACGGCGCTATCCCCACGACCTTGAAGCACGCATCCTTCGCGTGAACAGCCTTCTTGACCTCGGCAGAGTCGAGGAAGCCGGCACCTTGGCGCAGGCCCTTCCGGACGACCGGAATGGTACAGTTAGCGCCGTCCGTGGCCATGTCGCGGCCGCCGGGAATGATTGGACCGGCGCAACCGCTTACTATCAGACCGCACGCACAGCCCGCCCGGCAGATCCCTTCATTCGCAATGCCCTTGGCTATGCGTTTCTACGCGTCGGACGATACAGCGAGGCGGTCGATGCCCTGAAGGGTGCTGCCGATCTGGCCCCTGGCGACGAAGTCATCCGCAACAATCTCATTCTCGCCCTTCTCGCCGCCGGTCAGCGCGCGGAGGCCAACCGGGCCCTCCAGGGCATCCGCGATACCGACGTCCGTGCCAATCTGCGCAAGACGCTCCTGGCCGAGGTCGAACGCATTCACCTGTCTCTCCCGCGAGCACAAGGCAAAGGAAGCTGA
- a CDS encoding AAA family ATPase, translating to MAEILLLSIDRMLAQRIGDAMGQRVDVRMVQSLDAEPLTRPGVIVMDRSALPSDRSLAASISAVADQAAGRSIVLATDEQDSEQILHAVRAGAKDVIARDAEGAEIANVLSRLLNATIAQQSTGGRLTLVLGVDQEATAMVASDMALIRSADRQPSLLIDCSLPTSAAAAYLDLDVTYGLASAIADIERLDASLLSSALARHAASGLGLLTFDGGTGAEPAGIAPTDIAALVRLLRACSSEVVFCAGSLRHGGLLRELALLADQVDIVCAQSIRELEAARRLLDRISPDHATLERMRLLVWDHQPTVLLDGRRMADALGTGSMMPLPVDRAQSRNALNAGQPLGIAPDGGAYQQALRRACGARPHQAKGALGAIQQLRRGVLRKLERRP from the coding sequence ATGGCCGAAATCCTGCTGCTCTCCATCGATCGGATGCTGGCCCAGCGCATTGGCGATGCCATGGGGCAACGCGTTGATGTCAGGATGGTCCAGTCGCTCGACGCCGAGCCTCTCACCCGCCCCGGCGTCATCGTGATGGACCGCTCGGCGCTCCCGTCCGACCGGTCCCTCGCCGCATCGATCAGCGCCGTTGCGGATCAGGCGGCGGGCCGCTCGATCGTGCTTGCGACCGACGAACAGGACAGCGAACAGATACTGCACGCCGTCAGGGCGGGCGCCAAGGATGTGATCGCGCGCGACGCTGAAGGGGCGGAGATCGCCAATGTTCTGTCCCGCCTGCTCAACGCGACGATCGCCCAGCAAAGCACCGGGGGACGGCTCACGCTGGTCCTGGGGGTCGATCAGGAAGCAACCGCCATGGTGGCGAGCGACATGGCGCTCATCCGGAGCGCGGACCGCCAGCCCAGCCTGCTGATCGACTGCTCGCTCCCGACCAGCGCCGCTGCGGCCTATCTCGACCTCGACGTGACCTATGGCCTGGCTTCTGCCATCGCGGACATCGAGCGTCTCGATGCAAGCTTGCTTTCCAGCGCGCTCGCCCGCCACGCGGCCAGCGGTCTTGGACTGCTTACCTTCGATGGCGGCACCGGAGCGGAACCCGCGGGCATCGCCCCTACCGATATCGCGGCGCTCGTCCGGCTGCTGCGGGCCTGCTCGAGCGAAGTCGTCTTTTGCGCGGGGAGCCTTCGTCACGGCGGCCTGCTGCGCGAACTGGCGCTTCTTGCCGACCAGGTCGACATCGTCTGCGCCCAGTCGATCCGCGAACTCGAGGCCGCGCGTCGTCTCCTCGACCGCATCAGCCCCGATCACGCCACGCTCGAGCGGATGCGGCTGCTTGTCTGGGATCATCAGCCAACAGTGCTGCTCGACGGGCGCCGCATGGCCGATGCGCTGGGCACGGGATCCATGATGCCCCTGCCGGTCGATCGCGCGCAAAGCCGCAATGCCCTCAACGCGGGACAGCCGCTCGGGATCGCCCCGGACGGGGGCGCCTATCAGCAGGCCCTTCGCCGGGCCTGTGGCGCTCGGCCTCATCAGGCAAAGGGTGCGCTCGGCGCCATCCAGCAGTTGCGCCGCGGCGTCCTGCGGAAGCTGGAGCGCCGGCCATGA
- a CDS encoding response regulator has translation MPRARLEDLGLPDSAKAQLPHIGTVMIVDDDREWASECAFMLDMLGYPSVSACSAEEALVHMHDEHISLVIVDYSMPDCDGLALVQELTSRAEEEDRSLRFIMVTGHATVDVAVGAMRASIADFLQKPVSRDDLRRSILRVSGLHDTPASRSTLLNKISSLSSELQRLAQQMDDPVQAHGRAVPIDADYIRAQLRAELKRRELIGGEIFGDPAWHMLLDLLLAKFEGRTVSVSSACIASGMPTTTALRLINRMVKNEVLCRIPDDKDGRRDFLLISPDVEQVILDHLSGQTK, from the coding sequence GTGCCACGTGCGCGGCTGGAGGATCTGGGCCTGCCTGATAGCGCCAAGGCGCAGCTTCCGCATATCGGCACCGTGATGATCGTCGATGACGATCGTGAGTGGGCCTCCGAGTGCGCCTTCATGCTCGATATGCTTGGTTATCCATCGGTCAGCGCCTGCTCGGCCGAAGAGGCCCTCGTCCATATGCACGACGAACACATCTCACTTGTCATCGTCGACTACAGCATGCCTGACTGCGACGGCCTTGCCCTGGTTCAGGAACTGACTTCCCGGGCCGAGGAAGAGGATCGGAGCCTGCGCTTCATCATGGTCACCGGCCATGCGACAGTCGATGTCGCCGTCGGCGCGATGCGCGCCTCTATCGCGGATTTCCTGCAGAAACCGGTCAGCAGGGACGACCTCAGGCGATCCATCCTGCGCGTCAGCGGCCTTCACGACACCCCTGCCAGCCGCTCCACGCTCCTCAACAAGATCTCCTCACTGAGTTCCGAACTGCAACGCCTCGCGCAACAAATGGACGATCCCGTCCAGGCCCACGGCCGTGCGGTGCCCATTGACGCAGACTATATCCGCGCGCAATTGCGCGCGGAACTCAAAAGGCGGGAACTGATCGGCGGCGAGATTTTCGGCGACCCGGCCTGGCACATGCTGCTCGACCTTCTGCTCGCGAAGTTCGAAGGACGCACCGTCTCTGTTTCAAGCGCCTGCATCGCATCGGGCATGCCAACGACGACTGCCCTTCGGTTGATCAACCGAATGGTCAAGAATGAGGTCCTCTGCCGCATACCCGACGACAAGGATGGCCGGCGCGATTTTCTGCTCATCAGTCCCGATGTCGAGCAGGTCATCCTGGATCATCTCAGCGGGCAGACGAAATGA
- a CDS encoding pilus assembly protein TadG-related protein: MMGRRLLAFWRDERAAVTPMVAALAVPLIGAAGFALDVGLYYVQNQQLRTATEAAALAAAVNPNDAYNRANNYLGKNGFPGLINPNDVKLGRYCADQNIADPKARFIGPTANCPGSISTDPQANAVRVTATKDSTRFLTNVLGSFNPIPKLAATATAARLDEAGIATTGNILGTDGTKLVGGLLQSVNKLLGQLLGITLALTDEQVIAMMQHNVDAGNFFDRLAVNLGLVNGVGRTKADITYGRVLEEKASMKDLLLSAAQASSDGVTSQALASLAGSVSADRVIDLHGLFGLGVWKNMPVGEANAQPGLRAGLNAYQLLTYAAQVKGASSLDLSSLTGAAFPDSTVKLTIIGSTPTNRPRFSFGPAGETSVSSSVSRLQLKVRLVDTGISSGLLGILRLLGVSIDLANDIPVLISIGDSNATIKEIRCAQTGEQARDAQVDVTVSPALISAYVGEVRADAVNNTMPYIDPAAVTPVTILNAKLLGIPLTSITAKAVALPVTGGDTTVTFGPRGSGNPQIGTPGSAQSAEITGTPYAKSNKVLLGQTISTLVTNLDIQPSVAGISLNILTPLLQLAGNLLRPLLTGLLDGLVGPVLDNLLAALGLELGNARVWVTGARCGVPVLV; the protein is encoded by the coding sequence ATGATGGGGCGGCGGCTCCTCGCATTCTGGCGCGACGAGCGAGCTGCTGTCACCCCGATGGTGGCAGCGCTTGCAGTTCCCTTGATTGGGGCTGCCGGTTTCGCACTCGATGTCGGGCTCTATTATGTTCAGAACCAACAGCTCCGCACCGCCACGGAGGCCGCTGCGCTCGCCGCGGCAGTCAACCCGAACGATGCCTATAATCGCGCCAACAACTATCTCGGCAAAAATGGCTTTCCCGGACTTATCAACCCGAATGATGTCAAACTCGGGCGCTATTGTGCTGACCAGAATATCGCAGATCCCAAAGCGCGATTCATCGGGCCCACGGCCAATTGTCCCGGTTCCATTTCAACGGATCCCCAGGCCAATGCTGTCCGCGTCACAGCCACGAAAGACAGTACGCGCTTCCTGACCAACGTGCTTGGCAGCTTCAATCCCATTCCTAAGCTCGCCGCAACTGCCACGGCCGCCCGTCTCGATGAAGCCGGTATTGCCACGACGGGAAATATCCTTGGAACAGACGGCACCAAGCTCGTGGGGGGCCTCCTGCAGAGCGTCAACAAACTGCTCGGCCAACTTCTTGGCATAACGCTTGCCCTCACAGATGAGCAAGTCATCGCGATGATGCAGCATAATGTCGATGCTGGCAATTTCTTCGATCGCCTGGCGGTCAATCTGGGCCTTGTGAATGGGGTTGGCAGAACCAAGGCCGACATCACCTATGGGAGAGTGCTGGAGGAAAAGGCCAGCATGAAGGATCTTCTCCTGTCTGCGGCGCAAGCGTCTTCCGACGGCGTAACATCCCAGGCTCTCGCGAGCCTGGCAGGATCAGTGTCAGCCGATAGGGTTATCGATCTGCATGGCCTGTTTGGCCTTGGTGTCTGGAAGAACATGCCTGTTGGCGAGGCTAACGCCCAACCCGGGCTGCGCGCAGGTCTGAACGCCTATCAACTCCTGACCTATGCAGCGCAGGTTAAGGGCGCTTCTTCCCTCGACTTATCCAGTTTAACGGGCGCGGCCTTTCCCGACAGCACCGTCAAACTGACCATCATAGGAAGCACCCCGACGAACAGACCCCGCTTCTCCTTTGGGCCTGCCGGTGAAACCAGTGTCAGCTCCTCCGTCTCGCGCCTTCAGTTGAAGGTTCGTCTTGTCGATACCGGCATTTCTTCCGGCCTCCTCGGTATTCTCAGGTTGTTGGGCGTCAGCATCGACCTTGCAAACGACATCCCGGTGCTCATCAGCATCGGAGATAGCAATGCGACCATCAAGGAGATACGCTGCGCGCAAACAGGCGAACAGGCCCGCGACGCCCAGGTTGACGTCACCGTTTCTCCGGCGCTGATCTCAGCCTATGTCGGCGAGGTGCGAGCAGATGCCGTGAACAACACCATGCCCTATATCGATCCCGCTGCCGTCACGCCCGTAACGATCCTCAATGCCAAGCTGCTGGGGATTCCCCTCACCAGCATAACGGCCAAAGCCGTTGCTCTTCCAGTTACCGGCGGCGACACTACGGTGACCTTTGGCCCTCGCGGCAGCGGCAATCCACAAATTGGAACGCCTGGCTCAGCGCAAAGCGCAGAAATCACCGGCACTCCCTATGCAAAAAGCAATAAGGTTCTACTCGGCCAAACAATTAGCACGCTCGTCACCAACCTCGACATCCAACCGAGCGTCGCTGGCATTTCGCTCAATATATTGACGCCACTTCTCCAGCTCGCCGGAAACCTATTGAGGCCGCTTTTAACCGGCCTGCTCGACGGGCTTGTAGGCCCCGTCCTGGACAATCTGCTCGCCGCACTCGGCCTCGAGCTAGGGAATGCGCGAGTTTGGGTGACAGGTGCCCGCTGCGGGGTTCCGGTCCTCGTCTAA
- a CDS encoding autotransporter outer membrane beta-barrel domain-containing protein: MFKAETTFRRFMQKGLMAAALLGAAGMTAAHAAPYGPYASTPGEASLGSSLDSATTAPVGDRAAMLQSLDALPTAAERADALGQLSARSYSLLPRLSIQSMDSADREIRSYLVERRNIASSASADVPVRGDRTINMMLVGGLKQATYKGRVDRPEAKSDSRSVRFAIDVSPIENLIVGATLGIDGIDAKLDSGQKPRITAFNTNIGPYASFNNGKFYIDATAGYNFSEFKLRRQVGWTGFSDRMRANVDGDGWHATTEVGAMLRAANIKLQPFVGLQYRYADIGGFMEGGGAASLEVASYRTKSLRASVGARASATIDTGRWAIRPSVEAQYQRELRSQPDSRIEARFVARDLDIFTLNPTRLARNAALLSAGASATYNSRTTFRLGYTGELSSDRNVHAAVLSVSRRF; encoded by the coding sequence GCGGTTCATGCAGAAGGGCCTGATGGCCGCCGCGTTGCTGGGTGCGGCGGGCATGACGGCAGCCCATGCCGCGCCCTATGGTCCTTATGCAAGCACGCCAGGGGAGGCCTCGCTGGGCTCTTCGCTTGATTCAGCAACTACCGCTCCGGTAGGCGATCGCGCGGCGATGCTGCAATCTCTCGACGCTCTTCCCACCGCTGCAGAGCGTGCAGATGCGCTGGGGCAGTTGTCGGCGCGTAGCTATTCCCTCTTACCCCGCCTTTCGATCCAGTCCATGGACTCGGCTGATCGCGAAATCCGCAGCTATCTTGTCGAGCGGCGCAATATCGCTTCGAGCGCGAGCGCGGATGTGCCGGTCCGCGGCGATCGCACCATCAACATGATGCTGGTGGGGGGGCTGAAGCAGGCGACCTACAAGGGCCGGGTCGACCGGCCGGAAGCGAAGAGTGATTCACGTTCGGTCCGCTTCGCCATCGATGTGAGCCCGATTGAGAATCTCATCGTCGGTGCGACCCTGGGGATCGACGGAATCGATGCGAAGCTGGACTCAGGACAGAAGCCCCGGATCACGGCGTTCAATACGAACATCGGACCCTATGCGAGCTTCAATAACGGCAAATTCTACATCGACGCGACGGCGGGCTATAATTTCTCCGAGTTCAAGCTGCGGCGCCAGGTCGGCTGGACGGGCTTTTCCGACAGGATGCGCGCCAATGTCGATGGCGATGGCTGGCATGCGACAACGGAAGTGGGCGCCATGCTCCGCGCCGCCAATATCAAGCTGCAGCCCTTTGTCGGCCTGCAATATCGCTATGCCGACATTGGCGGCTTCATGGAAGGTGGCGGGGCCGCATCGCTCGAAGTTGCCAGCTATCGCACCAAGTCCCTGCGGGCGAGCGTCGGTGCGCGCGCGTCGGCCACGATCGACACGGGCCGCTGGGCGATCCGGCCGTCAGTAGAGGCTCAGTATCAGCGGGAACTTCGCAGCCAGCCCGACAGCCGCATCGAAGCCCGCTTCGTGGCCCGCGACCTCGACATCTTCACGCTCAATCCGACACGGCTGGCGCGCAATGCGGCGTTGCTGAGCGCAGGAGCGTCGGCGACCTATAACAGCCGCACGACCTTCCGGCTGGGCTATACGGGAGAATTGAGCTCGGATCGCAATGTTCATGCGGCAGTTCTTTCGGTAAGCCGACGCTTCTGA
- a CDS encoding Flp family type IVb pilin — protein sequence MMQSARQFIARFKKDERGLAAIEYAVMGAILVAAILALTPTLRTGLQDTMSGLFDKIQAGPAAG from the coding sequence ATGATGCAGTCAGCGCGTCAGTTCATCGCACGGTTCAAAAAGGATGAGCGCGGCCTCGCGGCCATCGAATATGCCGTTATGGGCGCCATTCTCGTCGCCGCCATATTGGCGCTGACGCCAACCCTCCGGACCGGCCTGCAAGACACGATGAGCGGTCTCTTCGACAAGATTCAGGCAGGTCCGGCAGCCGGATAA
- a CDS encoding type II secretion system F family protein, protein MLSGVAFLILGLLVLAGIGYLVLTEQRRNQARLDRRLNGIAARAPTASPLLAPVTVPEMLAPLLAQAQVEFTMRALGIAAGVLLLVALFALLLAGPVVALLLLLAPPAVLLFWIRHRAYQRTSALIEALPHYIDAVRQMQTVGSSLSQAIERALHEAPEIVRSFLGPVARKLELGAPVAEAMQQQADRLHIAEISMLAAAIRTNSRFGGSITTILQNLSNILRERIRIKRDLLAATSEARVSGRVLIAIPFVAVAVLFSLNPTYPAFFIHDPRGHTLALAAVVLQGSGVMVMRRMMRLSF, encoded by the coding sequence GTGCTGAGCGGCGTCGCCTTCCTGATCCTGGGGCTCCTGGTCCTGGCGGGCATAGGCTATCTCGTCCTGACCGAGCAGCGCCGGAACCAGGCGAGACTGGACCGGCGCCTCAACGGCATTGCCGCGCGGGCGCCGACGGCTTCGCCACTTTTGGCGCCCGTCACGGTGCCCGAGATGCTGGCGCCGTTGCTCGCCCAGGCGCAGGTCGAATTCACGATGCGCGCGCTCGGCATCGCCGCTGGCGTCCTCCTCCTCGTGGCCCTGTTCGCGCTTCTGCTCGCCGGTCCTGTCGTCGCGCTCCTGCTCCTCCTGGCCCCTCCCGCCGTCCTGCTCTTCTGGATCCGGCACAGAGCCTATCAGCGGACATCCGCGCTGATCGAGGCGCTCCCGCATTATATCGATGCCGTTCGCCAGATGCAGACGGTCGGAAGCTCCCTTAGCCAGGCGATCGAGCGCGCGCTTCACGAAGCGCCGGAGATTGTCCGTTCCTTCCTGGGCCCCGTTGCGCGCAAGCTTGAACTGGGCGCTCCGGTTGCCGAAGCGATGCAGCAACAGGCCGACCGGTTGCATATCGCCGAGATTTCCATGCTTGCCGCCGCGATCCGGACCAACAGCCGCTTTGGCGGTTCGATCACGACGATCCTGCAGAACCTGTCGAACATCCTGCGCGAACGCATCCGCATCAAACGCGATCTATTGGCAGCGACCTCCGAAGCCCGGGTCAGCGGACGTGTGCTGATCGCCATACCCTTTGTTGCTGTCGCCGTATTATTCTCCCTCAATCCAACCTATCCGGCTTTCTTCATTCATGATCCGCGAGGACATACGCTCGCACTTGCCGCTGTAGTTCTTCAAGGCTCGGGCGTCATGGTCATGCGTCGCATGATGAGGCTCTCCTTTTGA
- a CDS encoding ParB/RepB/Spo0J family partition protein produces MAGFMKDILETLSYDPAPMRQVAAREDALSRLDQRLANVAGAGSDGRTTIRIQPGECVVWDGNPRDQPGLTAESCQSLIESIAQEGGNRIPVLVRMNGADVDRPYELIVGSRRRFAIDWLNHNGRPELRLTALVVDLSDEEAFRLADIENRERADITELDRARSYQAAVDRFYGGVQSRMANALNLSNSQLSRLLALALLPEEIVDAFGTRAELRVRHSEVLTPLLKRVEQRMRMLAEARRISAEQQERSVQGDRLLAPATVLARLRESVASPGQDEPRDIEIIAGGERVGRAKPARGGGVQIDLNVTEETDLDELLSRLRATIVAARAGGGGEGEQVASEEAAA; encoded by the coding sequence ATGGCTGGATTCATGAAGGACATATTGGAAACGCTCTCCTATGATCCGGCCCCCATGCGCCAGGTGGCAGCACGGGAGGACGCGCTGAGCCGTCTTGACCAGCGGCTTGCCAATGTCGCAGGGGCTGGATCCGATGGGCGTACTACCATCCGTATCCAGCCGGGCGAATGTGTCGTCTGGGATGGAAATCCGCGGGACCAGCCGGGTCTGACGGCGGAAAGCTGCCAGTCGCTGATCGAGTCCATAGCGCAGGAAGGGGGAAACCGGATCCCCGTGCTCGTCCGCATGAACGGGGCGGACGTGGATCGGCCTTATGAGCTGATCGTAGGCAGCCGGCGCCGCTTCGCGATTGACTGGCTCAACCATAATGGCCGCCCCGAACTGCGCCTGACGGCGCTGGTTGTTGATCTGTCCGACGAGGAGGCGTTCCGGCTCGCCGATATCGAGAATCGAGAGCGGGCAGACATCACCGAGCTCGACCGCGCGCGCAGCTATCAGGCTGCGGTGGATCGCTTCTACGGGGGCGTTCAGTCCCGCATGGCCAATGCGCTTAACCTTTCGAACAGTCAGTTGAGCCGTCTGCTCGCGCTTGCCCTGTTGCCCGAGGAAATCGTGGATGCGTTCGGTACGCGCGCGGAACTTCGGGTCAGGCATTCGGAAGTCCTGACACCGCTCCTCAAAAGGGTGGAGCAGCGCATGCGCATGCTGGCGGAGGCCCGGCGGATCTCCGCGGAGCAGCAGGAAAGGTCGGTCCAGGGGGATCGGCTGCTTGCACCGGCAACGGTTCTGGCGCGCCTGCGGGAATCGGTCGCCAGCCCTGGGCAGGATGAGCCGCGCGACATCGAGATCATTGCTGGAGGCGAACGGGTTGGACGCGCCAAGCCGGCAAGGGGCGGGGGCGTCCAGATCGATCTCAATGTGACCGAGGAGACGGATCTGGACGAACTGCTTTCCCGCCTTCGGGCCACGATCGTTGCCGCACGGGCTGGTGGAGGAGGAGAGGGAGAGCAGGTGGCCTCTGAAGAGGCGGCAGCCTAG
- a CDS encoding TadE family protein has protein sequence MAALEFILIAPALFALIFIIVLYSFYFAAVMGVRQAAAEGARAAVAGISISQREELAKNRADAVINAYGPLLAAGEGAKVEATTGDSVETFKVKVTYNISESALYDYSFLPMPPSPISATTTVTNGSY, from the coding sequence ATGGCAGCGCTGGAGTTCATTCTCATAGCTCCAGCGTTGTTCGCACTCATTTTCATCATTGTCCTCTACTCCTTCTATTTTGCGGCCGTAATGGGCGTGAGACAGGCTGCAGCAGAAGGCGCCCGTGCCGCCGTTGCTGGCATTTCCATCTCCCAACGGGAAGAATTGGCGAAAAATCGCGCCGATGCGGTGATCAATGCCTATGGTCCTTTGCTGGCTGCAGGCGAAGGCGCAAAAGTTGAGGCTACGACCGGAGATTCTGTCGAAACTTTCAAAGTGAAAGTTACCTATAACATCAGCGAAAGCGCCCTCTACGACTATAGCTTCCTACCCATGCCACCAAGTCCCATCAGTGCGACGACTACCGTTACTAACGGGAGCTACTGA